Within the Catalinimonas niigatensis genome, the region TTGTGAAACTTCCTTGAAAATACTTGTTGTAAATATTAAGCCTAAAATCGTAAGTGTATAGATCAATATAAACTCCTCTTAAATGGCTTACCTTTCCTCCCGGTAATACTAGCACACTATGAACCATAATCTTTGAATCAAGTTTATCAAACAAAAAGCATGAGCGAATTTATTCAAGAGGCAAAAGAGATCATTGCAAAAAAATTGCAGGATGATGGTCGTTTTCCAAATAATAAAAAACTTCCATTGCTGCTTTATAAGCAGGCTATTCAGCTCAAAGAGGGAGATGCTGCTAAGGTTGAGCAGGTATTTGAGAAAAACCTATGGGGTAATTCCTGGAGAAACGGAATTTACAACTACCACCATTACCACAGTACAACCCATGAAGTGTTGGGTGTTTATCAGGGAGAAGCAGAAGTGCAACTCGGTGGCCCTGAAGGCATTAGTGTTAAAGTGCAATGTGGCGACGTGATTATCATTCCCGCCGGAGTAGCGCATAAAAACCTGAGAGCCTCCTCTGATTTTGCCTGTGTAGGCGCTTATCCACCCGGCCAGTCTTTTGACATGAATTATGGCAAAGAAGAAGAAAGAACGCAAGCTGATGAAAATATTGCTCAAGTACCGCTGCCCGAAACTGATCCGGTATATGGAAAGAACGGAACTTTGATAAAGCAATGGCTATAAACAAAACTTAACCATCATCTGTTTTAGGGATTTGTAAAATAGCTTTTTGATTTTTTAATAGTATTCATTAGCAGTTAATACGATAAATTTTTATAGGTCAGCGATTTTATCTAAAGCATTATATTTCAATAAATGTAGACATGGTGCTTTCCTAGGTATTTTCTTAAACATTTTAGCAACAGAAGTGATGTTAGTTAAGTAAGATTATACAAACTCACTTAAAGTAGTAGCAATTTTCATATCCTTCGTAGTTCATAAATTTGTCAGTATGTTTATCAAAGTGTACTGATAACTTTACACAAAATTAAGACTGGCTTTTGTAGCGCCTGTTTTTGTGTATCTTTGGACAGGAGAGCAAATTTTTGGTATATTTTAACTTTTTAAACATTGAGAAATTCAGATCAAACTCCAGTAGAGCGCCTTTTTCAACATATCAAAGAATACATCGCAGCTCAGCGTGACTTACTGCTTACCATTGCTGCAAAAAAAGGAGGAGATGTTATATATGGTATTGTACTGGCTATAGTTCTATTCTTCCTCGCCTGCTATTTCCTTATGATATTCAGTATAGGCATTGCTTATGGGATAGGGGTTTTGATAGGAAGTATTTTCTGGGGCTTTATGATCGTAGCGCTGTTGTACCTATTGATGGCAGTGCTCATCTGGGTACTGCGAGATAAGCTATTGAGGACACCCATCTTTAAGATTTTTTTCAAATTAGCAAATACCGATAAAGAAGAAGCACATGAGCAAGAGTAGCAAAAAAAAATACGAAGAGCTGAAGGCTTATTACAAAGCGGAGGCAAAAAAAACAGAGAAGCAGCTACATATGGACTTGGTGGCTGTGCGACATGAATATGTACCGCATCATCTGAAAAGTAAGTTTCTGACCGGTTGTGCTATCTTTGGATCGGTGTATCTGGCAGAGAAGATGATATTTGGGAAACGTCTCCCTCGTATTATTCGCTTTACCACCGCATTGTCATCTATTGTTTGGGCACCAAAAGTTTATCAAAAATTACACGACAAACTAACCGGAATCGGCGAATTGGAACCTGTTGAAATGGAGATGATTGAAGATCAGCAGTTGGCCGAAGATGATGGCATAGCGTATACTGACGAAGAGACCTACGAAGAAGAAACTTATGTAGTGGCTGAAGATGCCATTGCCGGTTTACCTGAAACTGAGGAAACTACTACTGATAAAATTGAAGTGGATGATGAGCATAAACCCGATAAGGGTACAAATCCAACTTAAATAATTTTTCAGATTTGATTCACTGGGGAAATTCTTTGGGGTAGTCAGTAGCCTGAAGATAAATTTCCCAGGGATGCGTAATATAAGAAAGTACTTCTGAACTAATCATAACATCCTTTTGTGCTTCATCCTGTAAGAAATCTATAAGATGGGAATGATACTTTGAAACTGCCTCTATTTTGTGTTCTAATACAGGTTTGTTGTCCAGCCTCCATGGGCTTAAATCAGAGAATGCTAAGTGCTTGAGTTGCTCTTCTCTAATCCAGGGTTTGAGTGTATATTCAATAAGGTTGTATCCATAAGGCTCTTGTAATAAAGCCTGCTGCATAATCTGCCATACTGCCTTATGGTCTTTATGTTCGTCATATCTCCAGGGAACCAGCACGGTATCAGGTATAAAGTCAGCAATTTTGTTGCGGCACAGTCGCACCACTTCTTCAAAACCATCCTGATCCCTGCAAGGGAGCATAGAATCTTTCACATCCAAAAAAGTAATTGATTCATGGCTTACTCCAAGGATAGACATAGCCGTTTCAGCTTCATATCTGCGCAAATCTATCTGGTACCTGGAAGGTAAATAATGTTCCTCATTATAGGAGAGAGAACCGTCACACATAAACAATACATGAACTCTGTAGCCCATTTCTCTAAGCAATGCTATAGCACCGCCACATCCCATAACTTCATCATCAGGATGCGTAGCAACAACCAGTGTAGTAGCCCATTTGTACACCTCCGAGCTAGGGCAAATTGTAATATTCTCAAGTGAATGCTGCATATTTTTCTTTCCTGAAGGCATGGCTAACTTGTGGTTTAGTTAATATTACTTCAGCCAAAATCGCTAATTTTATCTTAAGGAGGGTTTCCTGACTATTTTGGGTAGAAACAAAAAAGTTTGTGAGGTATAGCCACAAAAATACTTTCAGGGGCATACCTATAACTCACATAAGTTAACACTATTTTGATATTTACAAAAAGTATTAGAATAAAATGTGGTCTGAAAGTACTGGCACAATTTAATTGGTTCCTATATTCTGAATTTATGCTAGCTGTTTTAGTCGTTTCCTCAACAAATTGAGTAAGGCGACTTTGGTCAGTTTGATATTCAGCATTCTGTCTTTTGAAAGTGTTAACTTCTGGGTTATCGTCTCATGCGCATCCGCTACAGCAATCCATATGGTGCCCACCGGTTTTTCCAATGTACCTCCGCCAGGTCCGGCAATGCCACTGCTGGCAAGTCCAAAATCAGCCTGCAATAGTTTGCGGATATTCTGCGCCATTTCTGTAACAGTAGCTTCGCTCACTGCACCATTGTTTATAAGCGTTTCTTTTTTCACGTCCAGCACCTCTTCTTTTAACTTGTTATGATAAGGAACTAATGCTCCCTGAAAATAAGCAGAACTGCCAGCAGTGCTGGTCAGGCTATGAGCTACATATCCGCCACTACAGCTTTCTGCCAAAGCGATGGTTTTACCTTTTTCCATAAGCATATTGCCAATGGTTTCCTCCAGACTAATATCTCCCAAGGCAAATACATATTCTTCTATCAGCGGCATTACCTTATCTACTTCTTCCATCACCTGTGCTTTCAAAAGCTCCAGATCATCTCCTAAAGCAGTAAGGCGAAGTTTTACGTTGCCAAAACTGGGCAGGTAGGCCAGACGAATATGGGATGGCAAGCTGGTTTCCCATGCTTCAATCTTATCTGACAACCAGGATTCTCCAATACCCACAGTTTGTATCATCTGATGATAAATGACAGGAAGGCTAAAGTTTTCTTTGAGCCTGGGAAGCACTTCTTCTTCCATGATGGTTTTCATCTCATAGGGCACACCCGGCATGGAGACAAAAACTTTTCCTTCCCGCTCAAACCACATGGCAGGTGCAGTGCCCATCCGGTTAGTAATGATAGTACAACCCAGTGGTAAATCAGCTTGTTTTTCATTGGTAGGCGTGATCGTCCGCCCACGGCTGGCAAATAATTCTGTGATGTGTGCCAGTGCCTCTTCATTTCTTCTCAAAGGCATTCCAAAATAGGCTGCAAGTGTAAATTTAGTAATATCATCTTTGGTAGGACCCAGACCTCCTGTCATCAGTATAATGTCAGCGCGGCGGGAAGCTTCGTCCAAAGCGCTTACAATTTCTTCTTTATCATCTCCTATAGATACCTTACGAATGATTTTAATTCCTAATTCATTGAGTTTCTGTCCCATCCAATGGGTATTGGTATCCAAAGTCTGGCCATACAGGATCTCATCTCCTATCGTTATTACTTCTGCATAAACATTATTCATTGATCAGGATTGTATTAAAGGTTGGAACAAAATTTGAAACCGCTAAAGTTATGAAGCAAATTAAAATTACAAATAAACCCACACGCATTCGGCAAACTTTATTTGCACTGATGCTCGTTCCTTTTTTGACCTTTTCCAGTTGTGATGTGCTTACTGGTATACTCAACGATTACGGCACGGGCTCTGGAGGACTAACCAATGCAGAAATTACGCAAGGCTTGAAAGAAGCACTGAAAGAAGGTGCCCGTTTTGCCAGTAACAAAGCATCACAACAAAATGGTTTTCTGGACAATCCAATTGTAGATATCAGGATATTATTACCGCCAGAATTACGTAAAGCTGAAAAAAACATCAGGAGAGTACCTATCATAGGCGATAATCTGGTAGATGACCTGATAGAGGCGATGAACCGGGGTGCTGAAGCAGCGGCAAAAGAAGCGGCGCCTATCTTTGTCAATGCCATTACTTCCATGACGGTCACTGATGCCGTCAACATTTTGAAAGGACAGGATAACGCCGCCACTCAGTATCTGAGAAGAACTACTTCTCAGCAGCTAACAGGTGCCTTTGAGCCGGAGATAAAAAAAGCGCTGAATAATGTAGGAGCTACCAAAATCTATAATAACCTGAAAAATGGTATTGACAAATATAATCGCACCCCTTTAGTGAATAAGTTGGATGTTGATATAAATGATTTACCTGAGATAGAAGAGTATGCTACTGAAAAAGCGCTGGACGGACTCTTTAGCCTGGTGGCTGTTGAGGAAAAGAAGATTCGCGATAATCCTTTGGATTATAGCCAGCAAATCATTCGAAAGGTTTTTAGCAGTGTACAAAACAATCAATCTTCTTCTTCAAACAGATATTGATTGTAAGCATTTTGTAGTTCCCTAAGGGTCAGCATGTTTTGCTGGCTTTTGGCTTTCTCTATCCCCAATTGGTAGGTTTGCTCTGCTTTCTCTTTCAGACCCAGATCAAGATAAAACCGGGCTGCATGATAATAAGTGGCTACATAATCGGGATGCTCAAGCAATAGTTTCTCAAAATAATGGCGTGCTTTTTCATCATGCAGTTTCTGGTATTCCAATGCAATGGCATAAAGTGTAAAAGGATCATGAGGATCTTCTTCTAAAAAGCCAAAAAGTTGTTGTAAACGAGCCTGAGACATTATTTATGTTGATTTTTATTTCTTTGATTATTACGTAACTTCACGCGATATTCTGGGTTAGATATGTATTAGAGATTAGGTATTACTTTTTTATGAAAATACTAGTTTGCATAACACACGTTCCTGACACCACTTCAAAAATAGCTTTTACAGACAACAATACGAAGTTTGATCCAAGTGGAGTCCAATTTATTATCGGTCCCTATGATGATTATGCGCTTGCCCGTGCTGTAGAGCTTAAAGAGCAACAAGGTGGTAGCGTCACGTTATTAAACGTAGGCACAGCCAGTACTGAACCTACAATTCGTAAAGGTCTGGCTATTGGGGCCGATGATGCCATACGGATCAATGCTGAGCCTCTAGATGCTTTATTTGTTGCCAAGCAAATTGCTGCTATTGTCAAAGAGGGCGCATATGATTTGGTTTTGATGGGTAGAGAATCTATTGATTATAATGGAGGACAGGTGCATGGTATGGTAGGAGAACTGGTAGGTATGCCTTCCATTTCACCAGTCATGCAATTGGATATAGAGGGTGATACTGCCAAACTCGCCCGTGAGATTGAAGGAGGTAAGGAGTATCTGGAAGTCAAACTTCCCCTGATTGCTGGCTGCCAGGAACCTATTGCCGAATGGAAAATCCCCAATATGCGAGGTATCATGAGCGCCCGCCAAAAGCCCCTGCAAGTGAAAGAGCCCATCGGTGAAGCTTCTACCAGCTCACTTCGTTATGAATTACCTCCTCCCAAAGGGCAGGTCAAAATGATTGATCCTGAGCATGTGGAAGAGCTGGTCAAAGCTTTGAAAAATGATATCAAAGTGCTCTGATTATTAATTGTAAAACAAATTAGCATGTCAATATTAGTATTTGTAGAAAGTGCTGATGGAGAAATAAAGAATACTTCAAAAGAAGCTGTATCATATGCTGCTGCACTGGCAGAAAAATCAGGTGAAAATGAAGTTATTGCTCTCTCCATAGGTACCACTGTATCCGAAAACTCGCTGTCAGCTTTGGGCAAATATGGTGCAGCTAAAGTGCTTCATGTACCCCTGGAAGAGCTCAATCAGGGTATTATTCAGGCTTATGCTTCGGTCATTAACCAGGCAATAGAAAAAACGGGAGCCAAGTATCTTATATTGGCTAAGTCATCTTTAGGCGATCCAGTGGCTGCCCGTGTAGCGATCAAAGCTAATGCTGAACTGGCACCCAATGTGGTAGAATTACCTGATCTTTCTGATGGATTCAAAGTAAAGCGTAGCATCTATACCGGCAAAGCTTTTGTCTGGATGACACTGAATTCGGATAAAAAGATTGTTACAATCAAGAAAAACGCAGTTGAAATTCGTGAAGGGGGTAGCGAAGCCACCATAGAAAAGCTGGATGTTCAGATAGACAGCTCCGATTTTGAGGCCAAAATCACCAAAACAGACAAGGCTGAAGGCGATATATTGTTACCTGAAGCTGATATTGTAGTTTCCGGAGGGAGAGGTTTGAAAGGCCCGGAAAACTGGGGCATCATAGAGGATCTCGCCAAAGCGCTCGGGGCAGCTACAGGCTGTAGCAAACCGGTATCAGACATGAACTGGCGCCCGCATCATGAGCACGTTGGCCAGACTGGAATTAAAGTAAGTCCTACCCTCTACATAGCAGTAGGGATATCGGGAGCAATTCAACACCTTGCCGGTGTCAATTCATCTAAACATATTGTAGTTATCAATAAAGATCCTGAAGCTCCTTTTTTCAAGGCTGCTGACTATGGTATTGTAGGTGATGCTTTTGAAATAGTACCAAAATTAACCGAAGCCATCAAGGCTTCTTAAAATCAAGCGATTAATAGTGGATAAAATAGAGTTAGAAATCTTAGGGCTTTCCTCTAGTCAGTCTCAGTCTGGATCTTTTGCCCTGGTGTTAGGGGAAACAACAGGAAATCGCAGATTGCCAATTATCATTGGTATGTTTGAAGCACAAGCCATTGCCATAGAAATTGAAAAGATTGCGCCCAACAGGCCAATGACACATGACCTTTTTAAATCTTTTGCGCATAGTTTCAATTTTACTGTTGAAGAAATAGTCATATCCGACTTAAAAGAGGGTGTATTCTTTGCTAAAATTGTCTGTAGTAACAATGGGAGAAATGTTGAAATTGACGCCCGTCCTTCCGATGCTATCGCAATAGGCTTACGATTTAGCGTGCCTATCTATACTTTTGAGACTGTGCTCTCAGAGGCTGGCATAGTGTTGACTGATGAAGAAGGAGAAAGAGAAGGACAGCCTGAACCTGCTGAAGAGAAAGGATCTTCCAGTAATAAGCCTTTCAAAGAACAATTGAAAGATTTATCCTCCGATCGCTTACAAACTTTGTTGGATGAGACACTTAAAAATGAGGATTATGAAAAGGCCGCCCAAATAAGAGACGAAATGAACCGGAGAAATTAATATCTAAGCTCAATTTATTCAAAATATACTATAATCTTTTGCTAAACCTCCTGACAGTAAGCAGGAGGTTTTTTTGTTGTTGAAATAGTCTTAGTTTTATCTTTTTATGGACTATCTACGTGGAATCATAGGTATAGCTCTCTTTGTGGCTATTGCTTTTCTTTTGTCTAAAAACAAACATGCGATCAATTGGCGCCTGGTGATTGCCGGTGTAGTCTTACAATTCCTGGCAGGCTTCCTGATTCTCAGGGTAGCTTTTGTAGCCAGAATATTCGATAAAGTAAGTGAAGGCTTTGTGAAGTTTCTGAGTTTTTCTCAGGATGGCGCAGAATTTCTCTTTGGTGGACTGGTAGATGAAACTTCTTTTGGATTTATTTTTGCCTTTCAGGTTTTACCCACCATTATCTTTTTTTCAACCGTATCTTCAGGCTTATACTATCTCGGAATCCTTCAGAAAATCGTATACAGCATCGCCTGGGTGATGGCAAAGACCATGAACCTGTCCGGACCGGAAAGCCTTTCGGCTGCGGGGAATATCTTTTTAGGGCAAACGGAAGCCCCACTCCTGGTCAAGCCCTACATTGCCAATATGACTTACTCAGAACTGATGTGTCTGATGACGGGTGGTATGGCCACCATTGCCGGAGGTGTACTGGCAGGCTATGTGGCATTTCTGGGGGGTGATGATCCGGCAGAACGCACCCGCTTTGCCGCTTACCTGCTCAGCGCATCTATCATGAATGCCCCAGCTGCTATCGTCATCTCCAAGATATTGATACCGGAAACCAAAACAGACCATGTCAATACTGAACTTAAGGTAAGTGATGAAGATCTGGGCGTAAACCTGATTGATGCACTTTCCCGTGGAGCGGGTGATGGTCTTCGTCTGGCTGCCAATGTAGGAGGCATGCTATTGGCTTTTATTGCTGTCATTGCGGCACTCAATTTTCTTCTTGAAGATGTTTTTGGCGATCTTACCAACCTTAATGCTTTTGTGCTGAGTTCTACCGGAGGAGTATTTGATGGCTTTTCGCTGGAATATATCCTGGGACAAGTCTTCAGAGTTTTTGCTTTTATCATGGGGGTAGACTGGATAGAAACACTGCAAGTAGGAAGCCTGCTGGGGCAAAAAACAGTAATCAATGAATTCGTAGCCTATCTGAGTATGTCCGAGATGAAAAACGAAAATCTGATCGGAGGCAAAGCCCTTGTAGTGGCAACCTACGCGCTTTGTGGCTTTTCCAACTTCAGCTCTATAGCTATACAGATTGGGGGCATCGGAAGTATCGCACCTAGCCAACAGACTAACCTCTCTAAATTGGGATTATGGGCGCTGCTGGGTGCTACCATCGCCTGTATGATGACTGGCACTATTGCCGGAATGCTGGTCAATTACTAAACCATAAAGCAGTCCTTCCATGCCACAAAATAGGGAACCAAAGCTGGGTTTAGCAGCGGGTTCTTCTTTACATTATTAAAACAAGGATTTGACCTGTCAGTTCTTCTTTATACATCTATGAGTGATCAATTAAGAAGAAAATTCTCATTCAGGATCAATGGACAAAAACAGATCCTGATAAAACGGCCTGAGGAAAAGGAAACTCATGTGTTCATGAAAATATTTTTAGCCAAATTGTATAACCAGCAGTATGAAGACATCAAAATTGAAGTACGCCATACTGCCGAACAACGGTACAAACCTGACCTACTCGCTACCAATTTACAGGGGGAAGCTCTCTTTTGGGGTGAATGTGGTGAAGTGAGTCTTGAAAAGATACTTTATCTCATGAGCAGATACAGGCAAACGCATCTTTGCTTTGCAAAATGGAACATCAAAGCTACTCTTTTTGAACAGACGATAGATACGACCATGCAAAAGCTCAAAAAATCTCGTCACGCTCCGCTAGATTTTATCAATTTCAAAGATGAAGACAGAGCGTATATTGATGCGCAAGGCAATGTTTTGATTGATTGGAATAACTTATATTTCCGCAGATGGTAGTTCAATGTGTCTACTCAAATAAGTAATTTCAAAATATTTATTGAAAGGATTCACACTTTCTGATTGCTACAGATATAGAAGTAAGTATACTGTATTCACTTTACTAATCGCTCATTCGTTCCTAAACTCTAACGAAGTGCTTATATTTGCGGCTTATCAGAATTATAAGTTAAGAATAGATGAGCAACACAACAGCAAGCAAGCAGCCACGTGGCAAACAGCTTAGCCAGTTTATCCACGAACTTCGCTGGAGAGGGATGATCCATGATATGGTACCCGGCACCGAAGAGCAACTGAGTAAAGAAGTAACTACCGCTTATATTGGTTTTGATCCCACTGCCAGATCGTTGCATATTGGAAATTTAGCCACCATCATGTTGTTAAAACATCTGCAACTGGCCGGTCACAAACCTGTAGCTCTGGTAGGCGGCGCCACCGGTATGATTGGCGATCCTTCTTTCAAAGCAGCGGAAAGGAAATTTCTGGATGAAGATACGCTTCGCGAAAATCAGGCGGGTATCAAAAAGCAGCTGGAAAAGTTCCTTGATTTTGAACATAGAGCAAATGCTGCCGAGATTGTTAACAATTACGACTGGTTTGCTGGTATTGGCTTTTTGGAGTTTCTGCGTGATGCCGGTAAGCACCTCACCATCAATTATATGATTGCCAAAGATTCTGTGAAGAAAAGGCTGGAGACAGGACTTTCCTTTACCGAATTTTCTTACCAACTGCTTCAGGGCTACGATTTTTACCATCTGTACAAAACCAAAGGAGTAAAACTACAAATGGGCGGTTCTGAC harbors:
- a CDS encoding cupin domain-containing protein; the protein is MSEFIQEAKEIIAKKLQDDGRFPNNKKLPLLLYKQAIQLKEGDAAKVEQVFEKNLWGNSWRNGIYNYHHYHSTTHEVLGVYQGEAEVQLGGPEGISVKVQCGDVIIIPAGVAHKNLRASSDFACVGAYPPGQSFDMNYGKEEERTQADENIAQVPLPETDPVYGKNGTLIKQWL
- a CDS encoding phage holin family protein; the protein is MRNSDQTPVERLFQHIKEYIAAQRDLLLTIAAKKGGDVIYGIVLAIVLFFLACYFLMIFSIGIAYGIGVLIGSIFWGFMIVALLYLLMAVLIWVLRDKLLRTPIFKIFFKLANTDKEEAHEQE
- a CDS encoding PIG-L deacetylase family protein, which codes for MQHSLENITICPSSEVYKWATTLVVATHPDDEVMGCGGAIALLREMGYRVHVLFMCDGSLSYNEEHYLPSRYQIDLRRYEAETAMSILGVSHESITFLDVKDSMLPCRDQDGFEEVVRLCRNKIADFIPDTVLVPWRYDEHKDHKAVWQIMQQALLQEPYGYNLIEYTLKPWIREEQLKHLAFSDLSPWRLDNKPVLEHKIEAVSKYHSHLIDFLQDEAQKDVMISSEVLSYITHPWEIYLQATDYPKEFPQ
- a CDS encoding competence/damage-inducible protein A, coding for MNNVYAEVITIGDEILYGQTLDTNTHWMGQKLNELGIKIIRKVSIGDDKEEIVSALDEASRRADIILMTGGLGPTKDDITKFTLAAYFGMPLRRNEEALAHITELFASRGRTITPTNEKQADLPLGCTIITNRMGTAPAMWFEREGKVFVSMPGVPYEMKTIMEEEVLPRLKENFSLPVIYHQMIQTVGIGESWLSDKIEAWETSLPSHIRLAYLPSFGNVKLRLTALGDDLELLKAQVMEEVDKVMPLIEEYVFALGDISLEETIGNMLMEKGKTIALAESCSGGYVAHSLTSTAGSSAYFQGALVPYHNKLKEEVLDVKKETLINNGAVSEATVTEMAQNIRKLLQADFGLASSGIAGPGGGTLEKPVGTIWIAVADAHETITQKLTLSKDRMLNIKLTKVALLNLLRKRLKQLA
- a CDS encoding DUF4197 domain-containing protein, whose protein sequence is MKQIKITNKPTRIRQTLFALMLVPFLTFSSCDVLTGILNDYGTGSGGLTNAEITQGLKEALKEGARFASNKASQQNGFLDNPIVDIRILLPPELRKAEKNIRRVPIIGDNLVDDLIEAMNRGAEAAAKEAAPIFVNAITSMTVTDAVNILKGQDNAATQYLRRTTSQQLTGAFEPEIKKALNNVGATKIYNNLKNGIDKYNRTPLVNKLDVDINDLPEIEEYATEKALDGLFSLVAVEEKKIRDNPLDYSQQIIRKVFSSVQNNQSSSSNRY
- a CDS encoding tetratricopeptide repeat protein; the encoded protein is MSQARLQQLFGFLEEDPHDPFTLYAIALEYQKLHDEKARHYFEKLLLEHPDYVATYYHAARFYLDLGLKEKAEQTYQLGIEKAKSQQNMLTLRELQNAYNQYLFEEED
- a CDS encoding electron transfer flavoprotein subunit beta/FixA family protein, which produces MKILVCITHVPDTTSKIAFTDNNTKFDPSGVQFIIGPYDDYALARAVELKEQQGGSVTLLNVGTASTEPTIRKGLAIGADDAIRINAEPLDALFVAKQIAAIVKEGAYDLVLMGRESIDYNGGQVHGMVGELVGMPSISPVMQLDIEGDTAKLAREIEGGKEYLEVKLPLIAGCQEPIAEWKIPNMRGIMSARQKPLQVKEPIGEASTSSLRYELPPPKGQVKMIDPEHVEELVKALKNDIKVL
- a CDS encoding electron transfer flavoprotein subunit alpha/FixB family protein, producing MSILVFVESADGEIKNTSKEAVSYAAALAEKSGENEVIALSIGTTVSENSLSALGKYGAAKVLHVPLEELNQGIIQAYASVINQAIEKTGAKYLILAKSSLGDPVAARVAIKANAELAPNVVELPDLSDGFKVKRSIYTGKAFVWMTLNSDKKIVTIKKNAVEIREGGSEATIEKLDVQIDSSDFEAKITKTDKAEGDILLPEADIVVSGGRGLKGPENWGIIEDLAKALGAATGCSKPVSDMNWRPHHEHVGQTGIKVSPTLYIAVGISGAIQHLAGVNSSKHIVVINKDPEAPFFKAADYGIVGDAFEIVPKLTEAIKAS
- a CDS encoding bifunctional nuclease family protein translates to MDKIELEILGLSSSQSQSGSFALVLGETTGNRRLPIIIGMFEAQAIAIEIEKIAPNRPMTHDLFKSFAHSFNFTVEEIVISDLKEGVFFAKIVCSNNGRNVEIDARPSDAIAIGLRFSVPIYTFETVLSEAGIVLTDEEGEREGQPEPAEEKGSSSNKPFKEQLKDLSSDRLQTLLDETLKNEDYEKAAQIRDEMNRRN
- a CDS encoding NupC/NupG family nucleoside CNT transporter translates to MDYLRGIIGIALFVAIAFLLSKNKHAINWRLVIAGVVLQFLAGFLILRVAFVARIFDKVSEGFVKFLSFSQDGAEFLFGGLVDETSFGFIFAFQVLPTIIFFSTVSSGLYYLGILQKIVYSIAWVMAKTMNLSGPESLSAAGNIFLGQTEAPLLVKPYIANMTYSELMCLMTGGMATIAGGVLAGYVAFLGGDDPAERTRFAAYLLSASIMNAPAAIVISKILIPETKTDHVNTELKVSDEDLGVNLIDALSRGAGDGLRLAANVGGMLLAFIAVIAALNFLLEDVFGDLTNLNAFVLSSTGGVFDGFSLEYILGQVFRVFAFIMGVDWIETLQVGSLLGQKTVINEFVAYLSMSEMKNENLIGGKALVVATYALCGFSNFSSIAIQIGGIGSIAPSQQTNLSKLGLWALLGATIACMMTGTIAGMLVNY